From one Streptomyces sp. SCSIO 30461 genomic stretch:
- a CDS encoding GNAT family N-acetyltransferase, translating into MRIRAVRLDELPVLQDIERAAGQCFRDIGMPEIAEDEPLTLAELAGYHHAGLAWVVSAGGSDTPVAYLIADRVDGNLHVEQLSVHPDSARRGVGRSLLDHLAAHATSEDARALTLTTFADVPWNAPYYLRCGFQLLDDDRLTPGLRTIRERESEHGLDRWPRVCMRRTL; encoded by the coding sequence ATGCGCATCCGAGCCGTACGCCTCGACGAACTGCCTGTTCTCCAGGACATCGAGAGGGCCGCCGGGCAGTGCTTCCGCGACATCGGCATGCCGGAGATCGCCGAGGACGAGCCGCTCACGCTCGCCGAGCTCGCCGGCTACCACCACGCCGGCCTGGCCTGGGTGGTGTCGGCCGGCGGCTCCGACACCCCGGTCGCTTACCTGATCGCCGACCGCGTCGACGGCAACCTCCATGTCGAGCAGCTCTCGGTGCACCCGGACAGTGCGCGCCGCGGTGTCGGCCGGTCGCTGCTGGACCACCTGGCGGCCCATGCCACGAGCGAGGACGCCCGTGCCCTGACGCTCACCACGTTCGCCGATGTTCCGTGGAACGCCCCGTACTACCTGCGCTGCGGTTTCCAGCTCCTGGACGACGACAGGCTCACCCCTGGTCTGCGGACGATCCGTGAGCGCGAGTCGGAGCACGGACTGGACCGGTGGCCGCGGGTCTGCATGCGCCGGACGCTGTGA
- a CDS encoding Tex family protein codes for MTTSIEGRIAEELGVRERQVKAAVELLDGGSTVPFIARYRKEATEMLDDAQLRTLEERLRYLRELEERRTAVLESVREQGKLTDELAAQIRAADTKARLEDIYLPFKPKRRTKAQIAREAGLEPLADGLLGDPSVEPLAAAAAFVNADKGVADPAAALDGARAILTERFSEDADLIGELRERMWTRGRLAAKVREGKEEAGAKFADYFDFAEPFTALPSHRVLAMLRGEKEEVLDLVLEPEEPSEEPGPSTYEGMVARRFDVADRGRPADKWLGDTVRWAWRTRILVHLGIDLRTRLRTAAEDEAVRVFAANLRDLLLAAPAGTRATLGLDPGFRTGVKVAVVDATGKVVATDTIYPHVPANKWDESLAKLARLAKQHSVELVAIGNGTASRETDKLATELIAKHPELQLTKVMVSEAGASVYSASAFASQELPGLDVSLRGAVSIARRLQDPLAELVKIDPKSIGVGQYQHDLSEVKLSRSLDAVVEDCVNGVGVDVNTASAPLLSRVSGIGTGLAENIVSHRDANGPFRSRKELKNVARLGPKAYEQCAGFLRIRGGDDPLDTSSVHPEAYPVVRRMVKDTGSDVAGLIGNTAVLRSLRPDDFVDEKFGLPTIGDILRELEKPGRDPRPAFKTATFKEGVEKLADLAPGMVLEGVVTNVAAFGAFVDIGVHQDGLVHVSAMSRTFVKDPRDVVKPGDVVKVKVLDIDIPRKRISLTLRLEDEAAQKTPGGGGGAGGQRRERGQGGRPPQQRQGGTGRSGGGGNSGHPAPANSAMADALRKAGLLGPNKGRGK; via the coding sequence GTGACGACGTCCATCGAAGGCAGGATCGCCGAGGAGCTCGGCGTACGCGAGCGACAGGTGAAGGCGGCCGTCGAGCTGCTCGACGGCGGGTCCACCGTGCCGTTCATCGCGCGCTACCGCAAGGAAGCCACCGAGATGCTCGACGACGCGCAGCTGCGCACGCTCGAGGAGCGCCTGCGGTATCTGCGGGAGCTCGAGGAGCGGCGCACCGCGGTCCTGGAGTCCGTACGCGAGCAGGGCAAACTCACGGACGAGCTTGCGGCGCAGATCCGGGCGGCCGACACCAAGGCCCGTCTCGAGGACATCTATCTGCCGTTCAAGCCCAAGCGGCGCACCAAGGCGCAGATCGCCCGCGAGGCCGGTCTCGAACCGCTCGCCGACGGACTGCTCGGCGACCCCTCCGTCGAGCCGCTCGCCGCGGCCGCGGCCTTCGTGAACGCGGACAAGGGCGTGGCCGATCCGGCGGCGGCCCTGGACGGTGCCCGGGCGATCCTGACCGAGCGCTTCTCCGAGGACGCGGACCTCATCGGCGAGCTGCGTGAGCGGATGTGGACACGCGGGCGGCTCGCCGCGAAGGTACGCGAAGGCAAGGAGGAGGCGGGCGCCAAGTTCGCCGACTACTTCGACTTCGCCGAGCCGTTCACCGCGCTGCCATCGCACCGGGTGCTGGCGATGCTGCGCGGCGAGAAGGAAGAAGTCCTCGATCTGGTGCTGGAGCCCGAGGAGCCGTCGGAAGAGCCCGGTCCTTCGACATACGAGGGAATGGTCGCGCGTCGCTTCGACGTGGCCGACCGGGGCCGGCCGGCCGACAAGTGGCTCGGGGACACCGTGCGCTGGGCTTGGCGCACCAGGATCCTCGTGCATCTCGGAATCGATCTGAGGACGCGGCTGCGGACCGCGGCGGAGGACGAGGCGGTGCGGGTCTTCGCGGCCAACCTGCGGGACCTGCTGCTCGCCGCCCCGGCCGGCACCCGGGCGACCCTGGGTCTCGACCCCGGTTTCCGTACCGGTGTGAAGGTCGCCGTCGTGGACGCGACCGGCAAGGTCGTCGCCACGGACACGATCTATCCGCACGTCCCGGCGAACAAGTGGGACGAATCACTGGCGAAGCTGGCGCGACTGGCCAAGCAGCACTCCGTCGAACTGGTGGCGATCGGTAACGGCACCGCGTCCCGCGAGACGGACAAGCTCGCCACCGAGCTGATCGCCAAGCACCCCGAACTGCAGCTGACCAAGGTGATGGTGTCCGAGGCGGGCGCGTCCGTGTACTCGGCCTCCGCGTTCGCCTCCCAGGAGCTGCCGGGACTCGACGTCTCGCTGCGCGGAGCGGTGTCGATCGCGCGTCGACTCCAGGACCCGCTGGCCGAGCTGGTGAAGATCGACCCCAAGTCGATCGGTGTCGGCCAGTACCAGCACGACCTGTCCGAGGTGAAGCTGTCCCGTTCGCTGGACGCGGTGGTCGAGGACTGTGTGAACGGTGTCGGCGTCGACGTCAACACGGCGTCCGCCCCGCTGCTTTCGCGGGTGTCCGGCATCGGGACCGGACTGGCCGAGAACATCGTGTCGCACCGCGACGCCAACGGCCCGTTCCGCTCCCGGAAGGAGCTGAAGAACGTTGCCCGGCTGGGCCCCAAGGCGTACGAGCAGTGCGCGGGCTTCCTGCGGATCCGCGGTGGCGACGACCCGCTGGACACGTCCAGCGTGCACCCCGAGGCGTACCCGGTGGTGCGCCGGATGGTGAAGGACACGGGCAGCGACGTGGCCGGGCTGATCGGCAACACGGCGGTGCTGCGCTCGCTGCGCCCGGATGACTTCGTGGACGAGAAGTTCGGTCTGCCGACGATCGGCGACATCCTGCGGGAGTTGGAGAAGCCGGGCCGCGACCCGCGGCCGGCTTTCAAGACCGCGACCTTCAAGGAAGGCGTCGAGAAGCTCGCGGACCTGGCGCCGGGGATGGTGCTGGAGGGTGTCGTCACCAATGTGGCCGCGTTCGGCGCGTTCGTGGACATCGGCGTCCACCAGGACGGTCTGGTGCATGTGTCGGCGATGTCCCGGACTTTCGTCAAGGACCCGCGGGACGTGGTGAAGCCGGGCGACGTGGTGAAGGTGAAGGTCCTCGACATCGACATCCCGCGCAAGCGGATCTCGCTGACGCTGCGGCTGGAGGACGAGGCGGCTCAGAAGACCCCGGGTGGCGGTGGCGGCGCGGGCGGCCAGCGCCGTGAGCGCGGCCAGGGCGGTCGCCCGCCCCAGCAGCGCCAGGGCGGTACGGGGCGCAGCGGCGGTGGCGGCAACAGCGGCCACCCGGCACCGGCGAACAGCGCAATGGCGGACGCCCTGCGCAAGGCGGGTCTGCTCGGGCCGAACAAGGGCCGCGGCAAGTAG
- a CDS encoding SCO6745 family protein, which produces MSSLPPRTARRCASALNSTHALVYFSPDLPAAFAGIGVEDRTAAALSGRAAALGAVGPGTVAAAFSNYNHELLSRHFPSVWETASPSAVLTARLRAVDATLRRLLGEEAVESDAMAEAAGLALRAAEACTRHARPLYSAHADLPVPDEPHLAYWHAATLLREHRGDGHLAVLLSAGLDPLEAMASHTASGKGMSPRWALASRGWRRGDWDAARERLRGRGLLGADGELTAEGRALREDLEDGTDRVDAAPYEHLGQASVERLTELAYGFLGTAVASGAFPADLIGKD; this is translated from the coding sequence ATGAGCTCTCTTCCCCCGCGCACGGCACGCCGCTGCGCCAGCGCCCTCAACTCGACACACGCCCTCGTGTACTTCTCGCCGGACCTCCCCGCGGCCTTCGCCGGGATCGGGGTCGAGGACCGCACCGCCGCCGCGCTCTCCGGGCGGGCCGCCGCGCTGGGCGCAGTCGGTCCGGGCACGGTCGCGGCGGCGTTCTCGAACTACAACCACGAGCTGCTCTCCCGCCACTTCCCCTCGGTGTGGGAGACAGCGTCCCCCTCAGCCGTGCTGACCGCCCGACTGCGAGCCGTCGACGCGACACTGCGCAGGCTCCTCGGCGAGGAGGCGGTCGAGTCCGATGCGATGGCAGAGGCCGCGGGGCTGGCACTGCGCGCGGCGGAGGCGTGCACCCGCCACGCCCGGCCGCTCTACTCGGCACACGCGGATCTGCCGGTGCCCGACGAACCGCACCTGGCCTACTGGCACGCCGCGACCCTGCTGCGCGAACACCGCGGTGACGGCCACCTCGCCGTGCTGCTGTCGGCCGGGCTCGACCCACTGGAGGCGATGGCCAGCCACACCGCCAGCGGCAAGGGAATGTCACCCCGCTGGGCACTCGCCAGCCGCGGCTGGCGGCGCGGCGACTGGGACGCGGCGCGCGAGCGGCTGCGCGGGCGAGGACTGCTCGGCGCCGACGGCGAACTGACCGCGGAGGGCAGGGCATTGCGCGAGGACCTGGAGGACGGGACCGACCGCGTCGACGCCGCACCCTACGAGCACCTCGGTCAGGCGTCCGTCGAACGCCTCACCGAACTCGCCTACGGCTTCCTGGGCACGGCGGTCGCTTCCGGCGCGTTCCCCGCCGATCTGATCGGCAAGGACTGA
- a CDS encoding GlxA family transcriptional regulator: MPEQPEQVRRSPKDDRTRQAERTVLVVLFDGVQSLDVTGPLEVFAGAGKAPGAPFAYRIRTASLDGASVRTSSGLTLVPDRALGDCGPPHTLIVPGGEGTRHSDAQLIEWLVAHAPGAQRLVSVCSGALLLAEAGLLDGHRATTHWSLCDRLARNHPEVAVDPDPIFVRDGRIATSAGVTAGIDLALALVEEDLGRDIALNVARHLVVFLRRPGNQAQFSAQLSAQTARREPLRDVQQWITEHPGGDLSVDALAARARLSPRQFARAFRSETGTTPGRYVDRVRLEHARRLLEDTDDGIEQISRACGYGTAEAMRRAFVKAVGTAPAEYRRRFSAPPASAGSHR, translated from the coding sequence ATGCCCGAACAGCCCGAGCAAGTGCGGCGCAGCCCGAAGGACGATCGGACCAGGCAGGCCGAGCGAACCGTGCTGGTCGTGCTCTTCGACGGAGTGCAGAGCCTCGATGTCACCGGCCCCCTGGAAGTCTTCGCCGGCGCCGGCAAGGCGCCCGGGGCGCCGTTCGCGTACCGCATCCGTACCGCCTCACTCGACGGGGCATCCGTCCGCACTTCCAGCGGGCTCACCCTGGTGCCCGACCGCGCACTCGGCGACTGCGGACCGCCGCACACCCTGATCGTCCCGGGCGGTGAGGGCACCAGGCACTCCGACGCCCAGCTCATCGAGTGGCTGGTGGCCCATGCCCCGGGTGCGCAGCGCCTCGTCTCGGTGTGCAGCGGCGCCCTGTTGCTGGCCGAGGCAGGTCTGCTGGACGGGCACCGGGCGACGACGCACTGGTCCCTCTGCGACCGTCTCGCCCGCAACCATCCGGAGGTGGCGGTCGATCCGGATCCGATCTTCGTACGGGACGGCAGGATCGCCACATCGGCCGGTGTCACCGCGGGGATCGACCTGGCGCTCGCACTGGTCGAGGAGGACCTGGGCCGGGACATCGCCTTGAATGTGGCCCGCCACCTGGTGGTGTTCCTGCGCCGCCCGGGCAACCAGGCGCAGTTCAGCGCGCAGCTCTCCGCGCAGACCGCCCGCCGTGAGCCGCTGCGCGACGTACAGCAGTGGATCACCGAGCATCCCGGCGGCGACCTTTCGGTCGACGCCCTGGCCGCCCGCGCCCGGCTCTCACCCCGCCAGTTCGCCCGCGCCTTCCGCTCGGAGACCGGAACCACGCCTGGCCGCTACGTCGACCGAGTGCGGCTGGAGCACGCCCGGCGGCTCCTGGAGGACACGGACGACGGCATCGAGCAGATCTCACGCGCCTGCGGCTACGGCACGGCGGAGGCGATGCGGCGCGCCTTCGTCAAGGCCGTCGGCACGGCGCCCGCCGAGTACCGCCGCCGCTTCAGCGCCCCGCCTGCCTCGGCGGGGTCCCACCGCTGA
- a CDS encoding DJ-1/PfpI family protein, whose protein sequence is MQIAIMLYDRFTALDAVGPFEMLSRMPGAQTFFVAASAGPVHNDQDNLILHAERSFADVTAADIVLVPGGPGSRDAMKDPVLLDWLRAVDATSTWTTSVCTGSLVLAGAGLLEGRRATSHWLALDALRDLGVEPTGERVVFDGKYVTAAGVSSGIDMALHLLGRIAGDRVAQSVQLLTEYDPQPPYDAGSPEKAPTEIVAHWRGLGRTVVEAG, encoded by the coding sequence ATGCAGATCGCCATAATGCTCTACGACCGCTTCACCGCACTCGACGCCGTGGGTCCGTTCGAGATGCTCAGCCGGATGCCCGGTGCGCAGACCTTCTTCGTGGCCGCGAGCGCCGGACCGGTGCACAACGACCAGGACAACCTCATCCTGCACGCCGAACGGAGCTTCGCCGATGTGACCGCCGCGGACATCGTCCTCGTGCCCGGTGGCCCCGGATCGCGTGACGCGATGAAGGATCCGGTGCTGCTGGACTGGCTGCGCGCCGTGGACGCCACCAGCACCTGGACCACATCCGTGTGCACCGGGTCCCTCGTGCTGGCGGGTGCCGGACTGCTCGAAGGGCGCCGGGCCACCAGCCACTGGCTGGCACTCGACGCACTGCGGGATCTGGGCGTGGAGCCGACGGGGGAGCGCGTCGTCTTCGACGGCAAGTACGTCACCGCCGCCGGTGTGTCCTCCGGGATCGACATGGCGCTTCATCTGCTCGGCCGGATCGCGGGTGACCGGGTCGCCCAGAGCGTGCAGTTGCTCACCGAGTACGACCCGCAGCCGCCCTACGACGCGGGCTCACCCGAGAAGGCGCCGACGGAGATCGTCGCCCACTGGCGCGGCCTCGG